The following DNA comes from Tachypleus tridentatus isolate NWPU-2018 chromosome 9, ASM421037v1, whole genome shotgun sequence.
TAATGATATACTTACATTTAAGAGCTGGTTCATCATTCTTTATTCATGTAACAGAACTACATTAGGTCTGGTTACTAGTAGTGAAAGGTACaggatatttgtatttaaaaactgaCCCAGATTTGACTGACCTTCAGACAGTTTGTTTCagacatatatttaaaactagaatatgTCTGAAGTGGAAACTGTGATTACAAACACTAATCATGAACAAATAATTCTTACACCATTAGTTTACATAATATGGCGTATTGTATAATAAAATCTTATATATCTTACATGCTGTGTAAAAATCATAAATTGTACttgaaaatattctaaacattctGACACAGTCTGGCCATTTGTCGGGAAGTTTACATACAAAAACTATAgttaaagtattgttaacattaaaattatataaagcttCCTATCAGTATTGAACATAACATAAATACGTGTATGGTAACAGTGTAATATaattgacttttattttaataaatgtttttcatgtaTTCAAATGAAAACATCATCTGTATTAACTGAAACCCATGATCAATAGGGTTTTCTAGACCTTACTGCCCTCTATATTTTCTTAACCAAACTAGGAATTGATTATGAATACTAAACACATCTGATTGTTATAAAGCTGGATCACCCCTCTCTGCTAAGTGAATAGTTAGTTCTTAAAAATATTATGTCGATATGTCCACGATGGTTTTGCTTACTGTAGAATCACTGTTTGTGTGTGTCTGACCACAAGACGATCTTTGTATTTCTTGAAAGTCAGTGTGTGGTTTTCTAATAGTGTCTTAATAAGTCTCAAAGTTCTTTGAGATCAGGAATTATAGTAAAGTGAAACCTGAGGTCGTTCATTTATTATGTTTAGATATAGAACAAAAGCAGTATATTATTGGTTATAATAACtatataattcaaataatatgTACGTTTTAAATGTGGAAGCGAACTACTGAGTGTCTCACAAAACATTATCTGAAATAATCTATGTGAAAGTTTAGAAATGAAATCCATATTTTTCACCAATTTTGTGGACCTAAAAAAGTTTGAAGTTGTGGCAAGGtcaaagttcaatacaattttGAACTTTAATACTAACTGgacaacaaattatttgtttattacttaacagttgtttcaaactgtaaaattcagatgttaaaatatgcaaaactgttgtttcaatataaataacTGTAGACATTAAACCTTTGTGTCAGTATTGTGTCCTTCTTTGTGAATGTTAGGTGagatataacttaaaatattatgtgaaaaataaaatatgttgtcaggttataaagtaaaactagtgAAGTTCACTTATtccataatatttaataaacgtttCCTTGATGACCCATGTTGAGACACATCGAATAATATATTTGCTTtagtaatacaatatatatctgGAACGCCACCTACCTTTGTGAAACATGAgataaacatatgaaaaatatCTTATATAGAATGAACTATTTTGTCTTGCATATCAAAAATAACAGTCGAAAATCGCTGTAAAAATTACTTGATTTATCATAATAGAGccaataattaagttttaataatttcacgatataattgttttaagataatataaatataaatatataggaaATCCATGGAACTAATACATTAATGATAAGTGTCCTTTTCAGGACCATTTAACTGGTTAGGAGATTTAAGTAACTAACGAGTTACTGTATTATACCAACTGTATTAATTATTGTCATGTTGAGAGATGATGataatgacccggcatggccaagcgcgtaaggcgtgcgactcgtaatccgagggtcgcgggttcgcgcccgcgtcgtgctaaacatgttcgccctcctagccgtgggggcgtataatgtcacggttaatcccactattcgttggtaaaagagtagcccaagagttggcggtgggtggtgatgactagctgcctttcatctagtcttacactgctaaattagggatggctagcacagatagccctcgagtagctttgtgcgaaattccaaaaaacaaacaaagatgatGATAAATATTATGTTGTTACACTGGAACTATGATGTCATGGCTGTCCAGAAGCACGTGATCTACTTCGTTATCTATTGTCGTATGTTGACACGTAAGTTTATCTAACGGCTATAATCAATCCAGATTATTCTTCATTACTTATGACATTCGTCTTATTTCAATGTCTTCagacaataaaacaaacagagaaacgTGTTTGTTGTTAGTGTTAGTTCACTATAAACTTGTTGATGTTCTATTACAGTTACATATAAAACTACACACAAAGTATTTATCCACTAATACCTGTACTGGGATCACTTGAGTttgcatttaattaattatttatttttactctatAATTTTGTTATCAAGAATAATTTGAAACATGCTCAGGTactgattgttacttttataacacaaccACATTTGAAAGTATGAAGTATATTTTATGATGCTTGTCTAATTATTAGAGTGAAGAACAAACGTTTCTATTTTGAACAGTGttacaaacaaatacaagataaaactataacaaatgtattatttttaattgaattaattacattaaattcagaaataaggAAGACAATGTAATTCATATGTCGACAAATGATACGTGAATAGGTTTAGTTTCTCCCAAAATGTTCCTAATAGAATAATTCTGAACGTTATTGTGGCACAACAAATTATTCACGATATTAAATGATATACCagtaaaacaaagattaattCAGAAATACAGATATTTATTGGTTTCctttatatctttttattataagaatagaGAGAAGTGAAGGTATTGAACACGTATATGTAGAAACACACATaacaacaatatttgaaaatataaagtatCGTGGTTATCACAGAGTCCGTGAAGCGTCTTCGTCTAGGGACGTAAGGCCTAACGTGAACCTGAAACATGAAAGTAGATGTTGGTTAGGGTCGTTTCGTTCATGGTTGTCAGTGTTcatatgtaacaaatatatttatagaatctttatatgatattatttaggttttaaatactaaacagttcatatctttataaattaattcaataatacaatacaataacaaacaaaattatcttaactcaaaattgtaaacaaacgaacgttttttattgtttcactcAATGAGTTTAACAGTAATGCACCACGTGTTcctaataataatgtaatactgGTGAAAAACATGTTCTTGATGTTAACTGTAATGGAATACTTTGTGTAACGATGATACATTACTTGGTATTGACAGTAGTGTACTGCACTCTTGGTCAAGATATGTTCATATATTCCAAACTGAGGTTGTTTTTCACATGCTACGAGCTGAGTAAATAACCAAGTAATAACAGCTAAGGTTGTGCATGAATGGACAAAcatgtattaattgttattgtaGTTTGTAACTGTAACGTACAAAGTGTCACTTTGtggtaaatttattataatacagtaatCCACCAGTTTGTATTAACAACTTGTactaagtataattaataataatgtactatctttgtattaacaataatttattttgttttaacagtaatataCTACTTGATATCATCAGAACTTGGTGTTAACAATCACGTGTTTGTACACTGTTGAGTACGTGtagtttattgtattaataaaatactgttcACTATTATGAACAATATTTCACGTATTCATCCTTCAACACAGATTATATTTTGATGAACTGTCTACCTTataatatgaaaactaattttctatattattaatttagtcCTAATATAATTCGTGTTCTTCACTTCTAAACTTGGTTTCTAACTTGGTTTAGGAAAGtgatagaataattaataataataattttgtataaataatcttaattacatgattattacatttgttactgattttctgtgtataattttaaatttgaaataattaggATCTTTATTGAAACTTAAATTGTAAGCCTACTTTAGAAACCTGAACAAGCATCCAAACAATCCTGTTCAGATTTGTACCGGTTTCCATTCCCTTTACAACCACCGTATATAAATGGTTCACATTGTTTGGTTCTTGTATTATAATTGTAACGTTTAAATTCTGCACGACATGGACCTGTTACTGGAGGTGATGTACAGTCCAGAAAGGGTCCTTTagctacaaaaagaaaaaattaataccTTGATTGTATTTCTCACCACTAGAGGTATATCTAAAGATActagtgttattttaatataaaatatatttatgtcttaatgtgaaaaaaaaatattgtactgtTTATTGCCCAATAATTACTAGggtatttaaattgtaataaaagaagaaaacatttcatttgGGGCATAATGGTTAATCTGTCCCAACGAGATTCACTGTTCTTGGTTCCGAGACACCTTATAACCAAATACGTTTCGCATTTTTAGCTGTTGGTGCGTTATAAATGTTatagtgaatcccactatttaagTAATAGCAACACCTTTAGGTGGTTTGCGTGCTCAAATTAAAAAACCCGGCAATGTCAGTAGTTTGCTGTTTAGTTCATTGTGCTCATAAGATGTCTCTTAGCACTCCAAACCAGAAAGTGGCTAAAAATGGAATATTGTAGACAGATAAAGTTACAATGTTTAGAAAACGTTATGTttacaacaaaagtatatatttattatgtattttatgggTACAGATTTTATTGTTTTCGTTTGAGACTGAAGCATTTTAGTACCTTTTGTGATTACAAATAGAATTACCATAGCGTAATCTTTataagatataattttaaaatacagaaactaatTAAAAGTAGAGAATTAGTCCGTTAGTATCATGTGAACATGTTAAAGTTACTGTCAAATATAACTTGATATTTCCAATAAACTTCACACTTAAACCttagaatttatttaattttatactattttttttaccttacatCTAACATTATATGtcttttttatcaaattatacattaatttatttacccTGATCTATCTAAACGTTAAGATGATATATATAGTACTACTTTCTGAAAGCATGTGTCGTCttcacacttgtttgtttgttttgaatttcgcacaaagctacttgagggctatctgcgctagccgtccctaatttagcagtgtaagaaggtagcagtggaaggtagctagtcatcaccacctaccgccaattttcggctactcttctaccaatgaatagtgggattgaccgtcacattatcacgcccccatggctgaaagggcgagtatgtttggtgctaccgagattcgaacccgcgaccctcagattacgagtcgcacgccttaactcacctggccatgtcgagcatAAGACAATAGTAGAGCAGAACAAAATAGTTCCTGTACATGAACAAGCTGATTACCATAAGACAATAGTAGAGCAGAACAAAATAGTTCCTGTACATGAACAAGCTGATTACCGTAAAACAATAGTAGAGCAGAACAAAATAGTTCCTGTACATGAACAAGTTGATTACCATAAGACAATAGTAGAGCAGAACAAAATAGTTCCTGCACATGAACAAGCTGATTACCATAAGACAATAGTAGAGCAGAACAAAATAGTTCCTGCACATGAACAAGCTGATTACCATAAGACAATAGTAGAGCAGAACAAAATAGTTCCTGTACATGAACAAGCTGATTACCATGAGACAATAGTAGAGCAGAACAAAATAGTTCCTGTACATGAACAAGCTGATTACCATAAGACAATAGTAGGGCAGAACAAAATAGTTCCTGTACATGAACAAAATGATTACCGTAAGACAATAGTAGGGCAGAACAAAATAGTTCCTGTACATGAACAAGCTGATTACCATAAGACAATAGTAGGGCAGAACAAAATAGTTCCTGTACATGAACAAGCTGATTACTTTCAATCtttctaatttttaaagtatCTGCTTATTGAGTGAAAAGTAgttatagttataaatgaaaatgatccgtactttaaaacaattaacttttcaaaatgaaactatACGTGATTGGTAGATATAAAAACCAGTGGATATGGGAGGAAGGATATTACGTAATTTCCGCAGAAAAGAAGAGATTGGTTCGATTCGAATATTATCTAGATTAACTACTTTGATCTACAGTAAAGATTACGAACTAAAATCGTGACATGATAGAaagatacatacacacacacagatatatatatatatatataaatatatataattagctTGTTTACATGTTTTCCTAAAGAATTGGAACCTGTCAAGGCCAGGTGCTtgagacattcgactcgtaatatgtaggtcgtgggttcgaatccctgtcacaccaaacatgctcgctctgtATGCTGTTGcaacgttatgatgtgacggtcaattccactattcattgataaaagagtagcccaacttttggcggttggtggtgctGAGTAGCTGCccttcctttagtcttacgcttTTAAATTGGCgacggtcagcgcagatagccctcctgtagctttgcgtgaaattgaaaacaaatcagTCCCAAAGAATTACCAAACTTACCTGCAGTAACTGCGACGTACAACAAAATCCCAACAACGAACAACAATACTTTTCGAGACATTTGGATTGTGGATACTTACCCGTGGTGACGTTAACTCTTATATAGGAAGTTTCTCTCCGCTAACAATGTGGTAATTTACCTCACTAGGGAAAAACCCTGCTGTAATCACACTCTGTTTCATGGTCAGACAATACAGAATCCGAaatagtaaaatgtattctcagtttttattatttttagtttgtctGTCTATCTGttgtacatttttctttctttctttttcttccctttctttaaatattgaaaacataaaaCCTGAGTCGTGTTCAAAATGTTATCGTGCAGTAATCTGATTTCTgttacaattaaacaaaatgtagttATGGGGAAGTGTTGTTAATCAGTTGTGTAAAAATACATTTCGGGGGCATATGGGTAATAGGCAGAATTTCAAGAGTTGGATAAATTCGACTATATAAACGGTTCCTTATTTCTATATGGTTTGTTATGttgtgaaaagttattttttgttgtccTTTAGTCTGATGAAAGGTTGGATTACAGGTTTTCCCTTCCACAATTCTCAACATTTCTGTTTATATCGTTTGCAGGTTTCAAGAATTAtaaggtaaaataatatttttacacttacAATGTGCACAgaataaatagcccattgtgtagctctgttcTTGAGTacgaaaaaacaaatacatactgGTGACCTGATGAGCTTACTGTGTGTCTCGTTTCTCAAGATATTTATACATTACGTTAGGTGGCCTTGACAAGATTCGAACGTGAACCAGAGAGGGAAAATGCTGACGCCAACAAATCctgtttaaacatttgtttacttACAAGAAGAAAAGTCGTGATGAATCCAAGGTTAGTTAAGCCTTACCAGCAGAGACAGTTCTCGTGGAATAATTATAAAGTGATTAATTGTTGCAACTAGATTAGTGAACCAGTCAGTTAAGACtgtacaggcccggcatggccaagcgcgttaaggcgtgcgactcgtaatctgagggtcgcgggttcgcatccccgtcgcgtcaaacatgctcgccctttcagccgtgggggcgttataattctacggtcaatcccactattcgttgataaagagtagtcaagagttggcggtgggtggtgatgattagctggcttccatctagtcttacactgctaaattagggacggctagcacagatagctctcgtgtagctttgcgcgagattcaaaaaccaGCAAAACAAGACTGTACATAGAAATCAAATCGATATTCCGAAGTATGAATAAGTTGTTTAATTCTGTTTATTACAACTGTAGTAGTGATTTCTTTTGATTGAAAgaaaagactacacaataatatatCAAGGCAATTCCCACCTTAGGTATCAGAATCCGGTTTCATAATTACATACCTAAGGAGTGATCACTGAGCCACTAGGTGGACAAAACAATAGTTCAATACCATGGAAATTTTATAGCATGAACCACTCCGTTAATTTTATACTATAAACAGTCGGTTAATTCTACACTACAAACCAGTTTCTTCAAAGTAAGATAAAAGGATCATTCGAGTGTTACTGTTACATGAAGGATTGCCCAAATATTCTCTGCACTATTACTTCATCTGTGTTACAGTAAATACAATCACGTGTTACAGTAAATACAATCACAGTCAATAGGTTCTTATGTTATTGTCCCCTAGACCAGATACGTACATTCTTGtcctatgtattattaatatttcgtcACAATATATTCCTATTTAACGTACAATACGACCATGTACCCACCCATCGTTTTTAGTGTAATCAAATGTCTTCTTATTGTTTTCGACAAACATCTAATCTGGAAGACTCGGATGTCAACTGTTAACCAGAAAATCACCTCCCGAATATATTCCCTGTCAGTTAACAGGAACATCCTGAGGACTAAATTTACCTctagttttatatacttaaagGATTTGCATTTAACCTCGTAACGCATGTAGTCACATAGCGTGTTTCTCTGCTGCTTCCAACTTCCTTCAACAAGAACAAATTCTGGACCGTCAAGCAATTAAACACGTTTCTGATGTCATACCACAGGAAGTAAATACAAGCATTACCTTCTATAGTAGAAATCTTCCattctatatttgttcaaaactggTTTGAAGAGCAGTCTCTTTAGGTATCTTCTAGAACAGGTCTGgactttttataataatagtcCTGTTTATCATGATTTGTATGGACTTAAATATCGCTTTCATTGACACATTTCAGTGAAACCACAGCTCTCGACGAAGAGATTACAGTCCAAAAAGAATCCGTGCCATCATTCAACGGAGTTCGTCCATACAGGACCCAGCTTAGTAACAGTGTATAAAAGTCCCACACGTTCATTCTGTATCCACCCTTATCAACTCACCCAATATAATCATCTTACTGAACCAACCCTGACGTGGCTAGTGGTTTGATTCGCTAGCCCTTATCACTCCACACTTCGTGAATGCACTAGAGGAATTATGATCAATTTTCAGTTCTGGATCAGGCAAGAGTATCTACCTTATTGGCAGTGGGTActactgactagctgccttccctgtagtttacTGACTAAGATCTAAGGACCGCAA
Coding sequences within:
- the LOC143226652 gene encoding proteinase inhibitor-like isoform X1, which produces MSRKVLLFVVGILLYVAVTAAKGPFLDCTSPPVTGPCRAEFKRYNYNTRTKQCEPFIYGGCKGNGNRYKSEQDCLDACSGSR
- the LOC143226652 gene encoding proteinase inhibitor-like isoform X2 gives rise to the protein MSRKVLLFVVGILLYVAVTAAKGPFLDCTSPPVTGPCRAEFKRYNYNTRTKQCEPFIYGGCKGNGNRYKSEQDCLDACSGF